One genomic window of Peteryoungia desertarenae includes the following:
- a CDS encoding DUF3800 domain-containing protein: MTVRTLYFDESGYTGYNLLDSAQPVFAISSADISNDAAEAILRESFPSYRGVEFKFSNIWRTNARSGLLTFARHLEPFADTAFTYMIDKRFGVLTKIVDFLIEPLVTNGGYDFYADGFCWKYCNYIHYGLTEFAPPELLDRLLTIYQDFSRNPTPQTLAVLQSQLRLIAQSLEEPVQIFIGQMADGAEAFEHFTDLETFKSSNELHTTSMVAIISHWRQRHSEDFAVVHDASSTFLRQRRMWKNITSPNVPEQIHRGGDGSETPFPLRVVSTEAADSKDHFAIQFCDVLAGLCVKHFGSSANDPDRAFLDEVIQAGLGTLSYNGIRPSTIFPDQIPPRPLSGPDVVDQLAMLIRDSERRRS, encoded by the coding sequence ATGACCGTGCGTACGCTCTACTTCGATGAGTCGGGTTACACCGGCTATAATCTGCTCGACTCCGCGCAACCCGTGTTCGCGATTTCAAGCGCTGACATCAGCAACGATGCGGCGGAAGCGATCCTGCGGGAGTCGTTTCCCTCTTATCGTGGCGTGGAGTTCAAGTTCTCGAACATCTGGCGCACCAACGCTCGGTCCGGATTGCTGACCTTTGCTCGGCACCTCGAACCATTCGCCGACACAGCCTTCACTTACATGATCGACAAGCGGTTTGGCGTGCTGACGAAGATCGTGGATTTTCTGATCGAACCCCTCGTCACAAATGGCGGATACGATTTCTACGCCGATGGCTTTTGCTGGAAATACTGCAATTACATCCATTACGGACTCACCGAATTCGCTCCGCCGGAACTACTCGACCGGCTGCTGACCATCTATCAGGATTTCAGCCGGAACCCTACGCCGCAAACACTTGCCGTGCTTCAGAGCCAGCTTCGCCTCATCGCACAAAGCCTGGAAGAACCGGTTCAGATATTCATCGGGCAGATGGCCGATGGCGCGGAAGCCTTCGAGCATTTCACCGACCTTGAAACCTTCAAAAGTAGCAACGAGCTGCATACGACATCCATGGTCGCTATAATCTCCCATTGGCGGCAGCGCCATTCCGAGGATTTCGCGGTCGTTCACGACGCCTCCTCCACCTTTCTGCGCCAAAGGCGCATGTGGAAGAATATCACCAGTCCAAATGTGCCGGAGCAGATACATCGTGGCGGCGACGGTTCGGAAACACCGTTTCCTCTCCGGGTCGTTTCGACGGAGGCGGCAGACTCAAAGGATCACTTTGCGATTCAATTCTGCGATGTGCTGGCGGGGCTTTGCGTGAAGCATTTCGGGTCATCAGCGAACGATCCGGACCGTGCGTTTCTCGATGAGGTTATTCAAGCCGGACTGGGTACGCTCTCTTATAACGGAATCCGGCCTTCCACGATTTTCCCGGACCAGATTCCTCCTAGGCCCCTTAGCGGCCCCGACGTGGTCGATCAGTTGGCAATGCTTATCCGGGATTCCGAGCGCAGAAGATCGTAA
- a CDS encoding Fic family protein has product MPVTYIHDLPEWPAFSWDEKAVSARLASVRHRQGRLIGRMEALGFALRSEAVLQTLTQDVVQSSDIEGEVLDVEQVRSSIARRLGMDIAGLIPADRDVEGVVEMMLDATQRFEQPLTRERLFDWHASLFPTGRSGMGRISVAAWRDDAHGRMQVVSGAYGREKVHYQAPKADCLEKEMADFFDWFESGPKMDLVLKAAVAHLWFVTIHPFDDGNGRIARAIADLMLARSEGSAQRFYSMSAQIRIERKSYYDILESTQKGVLDITPWLAWFLDCLDRAFDHAEETLSKVLTKAQFWERHVGEGFNERQRDMLMRLMDGFSGKLTSGKWAKIEKCSPDTALRDINDLVQRGILFKEPGGGRSTSYALSDQGDK; this is encoded by the coding sequence ATGCCTGTGACTTATATCCATGACCTACCCGAATGGCCTGCGTTTTCCTGGGACGAAAAAGCTGTGTCGGCCCGGCTGGCGAGCGTGCGGCATCGTCAGGGACGGCTGATCGGACGCATGGAAGCTTTGGGCTTTGCCCTGCGCAGCGAGGCGGTGTTGCAGACACTCACGCAGGATGTAGTCCAGTCGAGTGACATCGAGGGGGAAGTTCTCGATGTTGAGCAGGTACGCTCCTCCATTGCCCGGCGACTTGGGATGGACATTGCCGGATTGATCCCGGCAGATCGCGATGTCGAGGGCGTCGTTGAAATGATGCTCGATGCGACGCAGCGTTTTGAGCAGCCACTCACCCGCGAGCGCCTGTTTGACTGGCACGCCTCCCTGTTTCCGACGGGGCGCTCCGGCATGGGCCGGATCAGCGTCGCGGCGTGGCGCGACGATGCGCATGGACGTATGCAGGTGGTCTCGGGCGCCTATGGGCGCGAGAAGGTTCACTATCAGGCCCCGAAAGCGGACTGCCTCGAAAAAGAGATGGCGGATTTTTTCGACTGGTTCGAATCCGGACCGAAAATGGACCTGGTGCTCAAGGCCGCCGTCGCGCATTTGTGGTTTGTCACGATCCACCCGTTTGACGATGGCAATGGCCGCATCGCGCGCGCGATTGCTGATCTGATGCTAGCACGATCCGAAGGTAGCGCGCAGCGTTTCTACAGTATGTCAGCGCAGATCAGGATTGAGCGTAAATCCTACTACGACATCCTCGAATCCACGCAGAAAGGCGTGCTGGACATCACACCTTGGCTGGCATGGTTTCTGGATTGTCTGGACCGGGCATTCGATCACGCCGAGGAAACACTTTCAAAGGTTCTGACGAAGGCGCAGTTCTGGGAAAGACACGTGGGCGAAGGGTTCAACGAGCGGCAGCGGGATATGCTCATGCGTCTCATGGACGGATTCAGCGGCAAGTTGACCTCCGGAAAATGGGCAAAGATCGAGAAATGCTCGCCTGATACCGCGTTGCGAGACATTAACGATCTGGTGCAGCGCGGGATCCTGTTCAAGGAACCAGGCGGCGGGCGCAGCACGAGTTATGCGCTGTCTGATCAAGGCGATAAATAA
- a CDS encoding IS110 family transposase, whose translation MAKVEHTSDACVLVGIDISKHRHEVLIAAPGKTRRRRLTITNTTDDFQRLIGILREYNMQVRIGFEATGNYHRVLMYHLGVAGFDLKLVSSVALARTREALHNSWDKNDPKDAQVILHMLQIGAVQIFQDPMVAGTNDIQELSKTHDAVSRAKTELWHRILTHYLPLYFPEAERFHRSSRSDWFLAFLEMFPSPHMISAMSKEQFIKAAWDVVGRKVEKTRMLSDVYETAKASTGLPVSPESDAIRMFRMMLAEGRSLIRQRNAIEDRAVELLADRPDYQLLCTIPGIGPINALTVLAETGDLRRFRHHRQFLKFCGMDLATVQSGMFRGRSKISKYGNARLRRTLWLAAQTAVLHKANGFRDKFERYIAQDRHNPDLRRKAYTAIAAKMARTIHAVIKSGESYRPFFEGTSPGGRTPLWRAVEAGSRPRR comes from the coding sequence ATGGCCAAGGTTGAGCATACTTCGGATGCCTGCGTTCTGGTAGGCATCGACATTTCCAAACACCGGCACGAGGTGCTGATTGCCGCTCCCGGAAAAACGCGCCGTCGACGCCTGACGATCACCAATACCACCGATGATTTCCAGCGGCTGATTGGGATCTTGCGGGAGTACAATATGCAAGTCCGGATCGGCTTTGAGGCAACCGGCAATTATCACCGCGTGCTGATGTATCATCTGGGCGTGGCCGGCTTCGACCTGAAGCTCGTGTCGTCGGTCGCCTTGGCCCGAACCCGGGAGGCGCTGCACAATAGCTGGGACAAGAACGACCCCAAGGATGCACAGGTCATCTTGCACATGCTGCAGATCGGGGCAGTGCAGATATTCCAAGACCCGATGGTGGCCGGCACCAATGATATTCAGGAACTGTCCAAGACCCATGATGCCGTTTCCCGGGCAAAGACCGAACTGTGGCATCGGATCCTGACCCACTACCTGCCACTTTACTTTCCCGAAGCCGAACGGTTCCACCGGAGCTCTCGCAGCGATTGGTTCTTGGCGTTTCTCGAGATGTTCCCCTCTCCGCACATGATCAGCGCGATGTCCAAGGAACAGTTCATCAAGGCTGCTTGGGATGTCGTTGGACGCAAAGTGGAGAAGACGCGCATGTTATCAGATGTTTACGAGACAGCGAAGGCATCGACTGGATTGCCTGTGTCACCAGAGTCCGACGCCATCCGCATGTTCCGCATGATGCTGGCCGAGGGGAGGAGTTTGATCCGCCAACGGAATGCCATCGAAGATCGTGCCGTCGAACTGCTCGCTGATCGGCCCGATTATCAGTTGCTATGCACCATTCCTGGCATCGGGCCGATCAATGCCCTCACCGTGCTGGCCGAAACGGGCGATCTGCGCCGGTTCCGTCACCACCGTCAGTTTCTGAAGTTCTGCGGCATGGACCTGGCCACCGTCCAGTCCGGCATGTTCCGCGGTCGAAGCAAGATCTCCAAATATGGCAATGCCCGCTTGCGCCGCACTTTATGGCTGGCAGCGCAAACGGCGGTTTTGCATAAGGCCAACGGCTTCCGCGACAAATTCGAGCGCTACATCGCCCAAGATCGCCACAACCCGGATCTGCGCCGCAAGGCTTACACCGCCATCGCGGCAAAGATGGCCCGCACCATTCACGCCGTGATCAAGTCCGGCGAATCCTATCGTCCCTTCTTTGAGGGGACGAGCCCAGGCGGAAGGACCCCTCTCTGGAGAGCCGTGGAGGCAGGTTCCCGACCTCGTAGATAA